The Brassica oleracea var. oleracea cultivar TO1000 chromosome C6, BOL, whole genome shotgun sequence genome includes a region encoding these proteins:
- the LOC106300020 gene encoding probable glutathione peroxidase 5: MGGSISVPEKSIHEFTVKDSSGKEVDLSVYQGKVLLIVNVASKCGFTETNYTQLTELYRKYKDQGLVILAFPCNQFLNQEPGTSQDAHEFACTRFKAEYPVFQKVRVNGQNAAPVYKFLKSKKPSFLGSRIKWNFTKFLVGKDGQVIDRYGPTVPPLSIEKDIKKALGDEGAFPST, translated from the exons ATGGGTGGTTCAATATCAGTGCCCGAAAAATCTATCCATGAATTCACTGTCAAG GATAGCTCCGGCAAGGAGGTTGACCTTAGCGTTTACCAAGGGAAGGTTCTTCTCATCGTCAACGTCGCTTCTAAATG CGGTTTCACTGAAACCAATTACACCCAGCTTACTGAACTTTACCGGAAATACAAAGATCAAG GGTTGGTGATATTGGCGTTTCCTTGCAACCAGTTTTTGAACCAAGAGCCTGGCACTAGCCAAGATGCTCATGAATTTGCTTGTACTAGGTTCAAGGCCGAGTACCCCGTCTTCCAAAAG GTGCGTGTGAATGGTCAAAACGCAGCACCAGTCTACAAATTCCTCAAGTCAAAGAAGCCATCTTTCCTTGGAAGCAGGATCAAATGGAACTTCACCAAGTTCTTGGTCGGCAAAGATGGTCAAGTCATTGATCGTTATGGCCCCACTGTTCCACCTCTTTCCATCGAG AAAGACATCAAGAAAGCCCTCGGAGATGAAGGAGCGTTTCCAAGTACTTAG
- the LOC106297797 gene encoding uncharacterized protein LOC106297797 translates to MNYNFTNSPLHLSSSSSSSDDDVENVEMINSLEQEEWAIHSAIENNNAVIEYLRNPQSSHVIHGGSVPGRSFIHRDRESAHCRLFNDYFSENPIYNDTMFRRRYCMSRSSFLRIVNVVEDHDNYFRQRKDTTGRLGLSSLQKETTVFRVLAYGLPADATDEYIKIGESTAIESMGRFFRAIVEIFSEEYLRSPAPADVSRLLKIGKERGFPGMLGSLDCMHWKWKNCLTAWARQYAGRSASPTIILEAVADYDLWI, encoded by the coding sequence ATGAATTACAATTTCACAAATTCACCTCTACATTTGAGTTCTTCTTCATCCTCTTCAGATGATGATGTTGAAAATGTAGAAATGATTAATAGTCTCGAGCAAGAAGAATGGGCGATACATTCTGCTATCGAAAATAACAATGCGGTAATAGAATACCTACGTAATCCACAAAGCAGCCATGTGATTCATGGAGGCTCAGTTCCTGGACGTTCTTTTATCCATCGAGATCGAGAAAGCGCGCATTGCAGATTGTTCAACGACTATTTCTCAGAGAATCCAATTTACAACGACACCATGTTTCGTAGGAGATATTGTATGTCTCGTTCTTCATTCCTTCGTATTGTTAATGTTGTCGAAGACCATGACAACTACTTTAGACAGCGAAAGGATACAACTGGAAGACTTGGTTTATCATCTCTCCAGAAAGAAACAACCGTCTTTCGGGTGCTAGCTTATGGTTTGCCCGCTGATGCTACTGATGAATACATCAAAATTGGTGAATCAACAGCAATCGAAAGTATGGGAAGATTTTTTCGGGCTATTGTGGAAATATTCTCAGAGGAATACTTACGATCCCCAGCACCTGCCGATGTTTCAAGACTTCTGAAGATTGGTAAAGAGCGAGGGTTTCCGGGAATGTTGGGTAGCTTAGATTGCATGCACTGGAAGTGGAAAAATTGTTTGACCGCTTGGGCTAGACAATATGCAGGTCGTAGTGCATCACCAACTATAATTCTTGAAGCTGTTGCGGATTATGATCTTTGGATATAA
- the LOC106297796 gene encoding uncharacterized protein LOC106297796 gives MEGFAFLFRIPNVATRARVINQRLRQIEGQTMFVDKWEPCVIPSKPELTSAPIWLELRKVPFQFFNEDGLERIAGLVGHPEYLHPMTKNKTNLEVAKVLTIIDPRKPLPEAVNVQFESGEISRVLVSSPWMPPVCGVCKEIGHASKRCPVVPKECSLCKSKAHVLAHCPQKKRQEVPVKRTRRGRSKDKQKWIVVDATVDIATKSQPQDQTGAFHQVQSEPPKSPPAASHSTRSKMELIAKSKLGTEKDKAVGESSGTPSYLQPMLTRSRSGSGISRSSQSEVQPDSSDIESSDPELEEGEFSNLEPDFELVRNRKRFSGIKGQWGKGPKLN, from the coding sequence ATGGAGGGATTTGCTTTCCTGTTCAGAATCCCAAATGTCGCGACCAGAGCCAGAGTCATTAATCAGCGGTTACGGCAAATCGAAGGCCAAACTATGTTTGTCGATAAATGGGAGCCGTGCGTAATCCCTTCTAAGCCCGAGCTCACCTCAGCTCCCATTTGGCTTGAACTCAGGAAGGTCCCTTTTCAGTTTTTCAACGAGGACGGTCTGGAACGGATTGCAGGGCTTGTTGGTCACCCGGAGTACTTGCACCCAATGACGAAGAACAAAACGAATCTGGAAGTTGCAAAAGTTCTTACTATCATAGACCCGAGGAAGCCACTCCCAGAGGCCGTAAATGTTCAATTTGAATCAGGTGAAATTAGCAGAGTCTTGGTGTCAAGTCCTTGGATGCCACCAGTGTGTGGTGTTTGCAAAGAAATAGGCCACGCGTCTAAGCGATGCCCGGTAGTGCCTAAAGAGTGCTCGCTCTGTAAATCTAAGGCCCATGTGTTAGCTCACTGTCCTCAAAAGAAGCGGCAAGAAGTGCCAGTAAAGAGGACAAGACGGGGAAGGTCGAAGGATAAACAGAAATGGATAGTGGTGGATGCTACTGTGGATATTGCTACTAAGTCGCAGCCGCAAGATCAGACTGGAGCCTTCCACCAGGTTCAGTCTGAGCCCCCTAAGTCTCCTCCGGCTGCTTCCCACTCCACCCGCTCAAAAATGGAGCTTATTGCCAAGTCGAAGCTTGGCACAGAGAAAGATAAAGCAGTAGGTGAATCCAGTGGCACCCCATCCTACCTACAACCGATGCTAACTAGATCCAGAAGTGGGTCAGGTATCTCCAGATCATCCCAGTCTGAGGTTCAGCCCGACTCTTCAGACATTGAATCTTCAGATCCTGAGTTAGAGGAAGGGGAATTTAGTAACTTAGAGCCGGACTTCGAGCTGGTGCGTAACCGAAAGAGATTCTCAGGTATCAAGGGTCAATGGGGCAAGGGCCCCAAACTCAACTAA
- the LOC106300019 gene encoding HUA2-like protein 2, which yields MAPSRKRGGGKAAASARREWKVGDLVLAKVKGFPAWPAAVCEPDKWGYSADKKKVFVLFFGTQQIAFCNPADVESFTEEKKQSLLTKRHAKGSDFVRAVKEIAESFEKLKQQVEANDPKSADETTVGSSGNTIELPQVCENLIGTRLDTQMESNSSHGKNESTLLSEDASAAEQMLALRHNSLSLNVAAKDLCDTAIYSSKRRNETARSQKCAPQTITLPVQDSKLTSGLELDRLQRPLRQCSDGGNIVDDIDDGDIRRRKRIRRPGHSESDDVVSSALNLHGSDEEYASEIATVESDNNSRNEGNGVDSGSKVEHSDDVGEGCEGSHELSKGLDFQISTMVTRKKRKPTRKREANDLIDPPAKVEAEEGFGTKACDSCQGSENSHETLNERPCGEKGDEHLPLVKRARVRMSRVFCTDEKGNASSQLEERSSKDSPTSAAMQPSSSVDHENDIVSGQDTSAAKEFNSFELSGKVPGAMADVGPSHMEKPSGRMSPYKVFIQTVGDKKAATELHENEFSLAPDDEVTRAQSNLLGSLPEGNTRVSEVVQGSSEVSQTVNCLNIESDPIDLQCTRQNEKNGLPLNSDTMDSFANKPPSLCPGLDLTASSVPAQSPHQHESQDNDSCDNSLVVVGDSSFKEKCETFDKIAQDVQSQAVEHSQLFCSVVSNQEAENMQETENNLRIEKQGTLDKELESGKLGHIIENPAPCATECYIVVKEAEPQCGTVYSHCEDAEENKKLEKSCETDGQKEHVQATNSVSVSENLSPEKMRLTPDSPARGIPHSNSICDISTVESANGMQSNSYCCTSVQFGEKKTMSDDTVKEERKGEIGATEVKKVVISDVQFTIESFETALSSLVRTKETIGRATRLAMDLVKFGVSAKAMEILAHTLESESNLQRRVDLFFLVDSIAQCSKGLSGDAGGVYLSSIQVMLPRLLAAAVPAGATTQENRQQCLKVLKLWLERRILPESIVRHHIRELDSHSNVPACLYSRRSARTERALDDPVRDMEGMLVDEYGSNSTLQLDGFCMPAMLKVEDEGSDSDGEFESVTPEHESRMLEEHVTPSITERHTRILEDVDGELEMEDVAPPWDVGSSAPNDQAGNTESASCQPAFGTSHQNVTSSSPLAPPSQNAQCAMSDSYSNGFDCRGYPSMHGDHQADIPRMNPPPVHYRSPESSYSSRASLSKSMAHGEDSNFQHGPYPPPPPSHHYYPYMEPEHHRKPRREGPSYPHRSHYTPDFEERNYHDGHERMRPAACESRDNWRYHPPYSHGPRYHYRQRGAYQSSSHSGHHREYGRFENDRWSHSPRAYNNRHSFHYKPHSEGPAPVAMRDPPGTWHQR from the exons ATGGCTCCGAGCCGGAAGAGAGGCGGTGGTAAGGCTGCAGCATCCGCCAGGCGAGAGTGGAAGGTTGGGGATCTCGTTCTCGCCAAAGTCAAAGGCTTTCCTGCTTGGCCTGCCGCG GTTTGCGAGCCAGATAAGTGGGGCTACTCTGCCGATAAGAAGAAAGTATTCGTTCTCTTTTTCGGCACTCAACAGAT AGCTTTCTGCAATCCTGCTGATGTAGAATCATTTACAGAGGAGAAGAAGCAATCTCTTTTGACAAAACGGCATGCCAAAGGTTCAGATTTTGTCCGTGCGGTTAAAGAGATCGCAGAGAGTTTCGAGAAGCTGAAGCAGCAGGTCGAAGCTAATGATCCTAAATCTGCTGACGAAACAACTGTTGGAAGCTCTGGGAACACTATTGAGCTGCCTCAGGTTTGTGAAAACCTTATTGGTACAAGACTTGACACTCAAATGGAGTCAAATTCTAGTCATGGTAAAAATGAATCAACACTTCTCAGCGAGGATGCTTCAGCTGCTGAACAAATGCTAGCTCTACGTCACAACAGTCTATCTCTTAATGTAGCAGCTAAAGATCTGTGTGACACAGCAATATATTCTTCAAAGAGAAGAAATGAAACGGCCCGGTCTCAAAAGTGTGCTCCACAGACAATAACATTACCGGTTCAGGACTCCAAACTAACATCAGGGTTGGAACTGGATAGGCTTCAAAGACCCCTGCGTCAATGCAGTGATGGTGGCAACATTGTCGATGATATAGATGATGGAGATATAAGAAGGAGAAAGAGGATCCGAAGGCCAGGTCATTCTGAATCAGATGATGTGGTTTCATCAGCTCTAAATTTGCACGGATCTGATGAAGAGTACGCATCTGAAATTGCTACTGTTGAGTCTGACAATAATAGTAGGAATGAAGGCAATGGTGTGGATTCTGGTTCCAAAGTTGAGCATTCTGATGATGTTGGCGAGGGTTGTGAAGGAAGTCATGAGCTTAGCAAGGGGCTTGATTTCCAAATTAGTACCATGGTTACGAGGAAGAAGAGGAAGCCTACCAGAAAACGTGAAGCCAATGACCTTATTGATCCTCCTGCTAAAGTTGAAGCAGAAGAAGGTTTTGGGACCAAGGCGTGTGATAGCTGCCAGGGATCTGAAAATTCTCATGAAACGCTGAATGAGAGGCCCTGCGGAGAGAAAGGTGATGAACACTTACCTCTGGTAAAGCGAGCCAGAGTCCGGATGAGTAGAGTATTTTGTACTGATGAAAAGGGCAATGCCTCTTCACAGTTGGAAGAAAGATCATCCAAAGACTCTCCAACAAGTGCAGCCATGCAGCCAAGCTCTTCTGTTGATCATGAAAATGATATTGTATCTGGTCAAGATACTTCTGCGGCTAAAGAATTTAACAGCTTTGAGTTATCTGGTAAGGTCCCAGGTGCTATGGCTGATGTAGGGCCTTCTCATATGGAGAAACCTTCTGGCAGAATGTCTCCGTATAAGGTATTTATTCAGACTGTAGGAGATAAAAAAGCTGCTACGGAGTTACATGAGAACGAATTTAGCCTGGCGCCAGATGATGAAGTAACTCGAGCGCAATCTAATCTACTTGGCAGTTTGCCAGAAGGGAACACTCGTGTTTCTGAAGTTGTTCAGGGCTCTTCGGAGGTATCGCAAACCGTGAACTGTCTAAACATTGAATCCGATCCTATTGACTTGCAGTGCACACGTCAAAATGAGAAAAATGGACTCCCTTTGAATTCTGATACCATGGATTCATTTGCAAATAAGCCCCCAAGTTTATGCCCGGGTTTGGATTTGACAGCATCATCGGTACCTGCTCAATCTCCTCACCAACACGAAAGCCAGGACAATGATTCTTGTGATAATTCATTAGTCGTTGTTGGGGATTCTTCTTTTAAAGAAAAATGTGAGACTTTTGATAAAATCGCTCAGGATGTTCAGTCCCAAGCTGTAGAACATTCTCAATTGTTCTGTTCAGTGGTCAGTAATCAGGAGGCTGAAAACATGCAGGAAACTGAAAACAATCTACGGATAGAAAAACAAGGTACTCTGGATAAAGAACTTGAGAGTGGCAAACTAGGTCATATAATAGAGAATCCAGCCCCCTGTGCTACTGAATGTTATATTGTAGTTAAAGAAGCGGAACCTCAGTGTGGAACGGTGTATAGCCACTGTGAGGATGCTGAGGAGAACAAAAAGCTGGAAAAGAG CTGTGAGACGGATGGGCAGAAAGAGCATGTCCAAGCCACCAATTCTGTCTCAGTATCTGAGAACCTTTCACCTGAAAAAATGAGGTTAACTCCAGACTCTCCTGCAAGGGGTATACCACATAGCAACTCAATTTGCGATATTTCTACTGTAGAAAGTGCAAATGGTATGCAGAGCAACAGTTATTGCTGCACCAGTGTTCAGTTTGGTGAGAAGAAAACTATGAGTGATGACACTGTCAAAGAAGAAAGGAAAGGTGAAATAGGTGCAACTGAGGTAAAGAAAGTTGTTATTTCTGATGTGCAATTCACTATTGAATCATTTGAGACGGCACTTAGCTCCTTGGTGAGGACAAAGGAGACCATTGGCCGCGCAACACGTTTGGCTATGGATTTGGTGAAATTTGGTGTGTCGGCAAAG GCCATGGAAATTCTTGCTCATACTTTGGAAAGTGAGTCAAATTTACAAAGAAGGGTGGACTTATTTTTCCTTGTGGATTCTATTGCTCAATGCTCCAAAGGCCTGAGTG GTGACGCTGGTGGGGTTTATCTTTCATCCATTCAAGTTATGCTGCCTCGCCTATTGGCTGCTGCTGTCCCAGCTGGAGCTACCACACAAGAAAACCGACAACAATGCTTGAAG GTTTTGAAGCTTTGGCTCGAAAGAAGGATCCTTCCTGAATCTATTGTTCGTCATCATATAAGAGAACTTGATTCACATAGTAACGTTCCTGCTTGCCTCTATTCTCGGCGCTCGGCTCGAACAGAAAGGGCGCTGGATGACCCCGTTAGAGATATGGAGGGTATGCTGGTTGATGAATATGGAAG TAATTCAACTCTCCAGCTTGATGGATTTTGTATGCCTGCAATGCTCAAGGTTGAAGACGAAGGAAGTGACTCGGATGGTGAATTTGAGTCTGTCACCCCTGAACATGAGTCAAGAATGCTTGAAGAACATGTCACACCCTCCATTACTGAAAGGCATACCCGTATACTTGAAGATGTTGACGGTGAGCTTGAAATGGAAGACGTGGCTCCACCTTGGGATGTTGGAAGCAGTGCACCCAATGATCAAGCTGGTAATACAGAGTCTGCGAGTTGCCAGCCTGCCTTTGGCACTTCACATCAGAACGTGACCTCGTCATCTCCATTAGCTCCACCTTCACAGAATGCTCAGTGTGCCATGTCTGATTCCTACTCAAATGGCTTCGACTGCAGAGGGTATCCCAGCATGCAT GGAGATCATCAGGCAGATATTCCAAGGATGAATCCACCACCTGTGCATTACCGAAGTCCTGAGTCATCTTATAGTTCCCGTGCATCTTTGTCAAAAAGCATGGCACATGGTGAGGATTCCAACTTCCAGCATGGGCCTTATCCCCCACCTCCGCCTTCACATCATTATTATCCATATATGGAGCCGGAGCACCATAGAAAGCCGCGGAGAGAAGGTCCATCATACCCTCACAGATCTCATTACACGCCGGATTTTGAGGAAAGGAATTATCATGATGGCCATGAGAGAATGAGGCCTGCAGCGTGTGAGAGTCGAGACAATTGGAGATACCATCCGCCCTATTCTCATG GTCCACGATATCATTACAGACAAAGAGGCGCTTATCAATCCAGCTCACACAGTGGCCATCACCGTGAGTATGGAAGGTTTGAGAACGACAGGTGGAGTCATTCTCCGCGTGCATATAACAATAGGCACTCTTTTCACTATAAGCCGCATTCAGAAGGTCCAGCTCCAGTAGCAATGAGAG ATCCCCCAGGCACGTGGCATCAAAGGTGA